The region taTCTTCgctattcgggtacaacaatttcttgtgatcctctaacatgcgctacaacttcgtcctctccagatcacttgcacagtttctctttgcatcggcaatggcccgacctagatcattagcgggctcatctgatgcctcttcttcagcttcttcccgcattgccagctcagcttcttcccccattgttgtatcatcgtattcagtgaacccatggccaggatagtcgtcgtcgtcctcttcttcttcattgtcttccatcataacccctatttctccgtgcttggtccaaacattatagtggggcatgaaaccggacttaaataggtggacgtgaatggtttttgacgtagagtaactgtgaccattcttacagccagcacatggacaaggcatataaccatccgcccgcttgtttgcctcagcggcccgcagaaaagtatgcacgccattaatgaactcgggagagcatcggtcatcatacatccattgtcggctcatcttcattacacaacaccgaatagaccaaattaatacaagttcatacataaagttcatacataaagttcatatacaacacttaattaaatgcaacatacaaataactctctagctaaagaatttaaatgcaacaacaaatgcgatgaagattgcaactaaggtaacaatttatccaacaacataatgataccaagccacactatcaatggcatattttctaatctttctaatcttcaacctcattttctccatcttgatcttgtgatcatcgacgacatcggcaacatgcaactccaattccatcttctccccctcaattcttttcaatttttctttcaaatactcgttttctctttcagctaaatttaacctctcgacaatagggtcggttggaatttccggttcacatacctcctagataaaaatatctatgtcaacttgatgggcataatttgtcataaacacgaaatgcaacaactagttttaaaagagaatataccacatccgaatcataacaaggacgagggccgactgggacggatatcaaaaccatggcactatgtataacaaacaacgtacgggtaagataattatacaaataactatatatccaaatcacacaaacatcaatttggtaatgtaaaacattcatgaacaagagcctcaccacaaggtggtgccggcgacgggacggtgcgggcgatcgacggtggttacgacggagatttagaaggcactaagtaaaccacacctacatatgcaaactaagtgttatttttgacctcaaattgcatataaatcaaatactagcaaatataattcctcccaaattaatcactatacaaagcattgcgagagctaatctagcaatgagagttgaaaggacaaagttgctaacctttgtggacatttgaatggatgggggccttcaaatcttgacaaattttgggcaaaatttgtgaggagctcgaggaagagaggggaagaacagaggaagtgaggggaaaggggaagaacagagtggctcgggtggacgaagggtttatgtatgtcgacctttagtaccggttcgtgtcacgaaccggtactaaaggtgctggaggggccccagactgacaacaccatgCCAcctctctctttagtaccggttcgtggcacgaaccggtgctaaaggttctccacgaaccggtactaatgagaacggccggctagccattggaactggcactaatggacacattagtgccggctcaaaatcaaaccggcactaatgtgtctcatattaggtcctttttctactagtgcaaggtGCATGGAGGGAGACGGCGCTCACGGTGTGGAAGTGGGATGAGTTGGTCCAGCCGAATTTCGGGGGCAAGCTCGTCGCGTATCTGAGCAGCATATTTTCGCTTGGATCGTCCGCCACAGGAGAAATCCCTAGGCCTTGATGGTTTCAGTGACACTTTTTTCAGAAGCTGTTGGCCCATTATCAGAGATGACATCATGGCAGTGTTCGATCAATTCTCACTTGGCCGATGGAGATCTAGCTTCACTAAACAAGGCAATGGTTGTGTTATGACCCAAAAAAGACGGAGGTTTACACATCACTGATTTTAGACATATTAGCCTCATCCATTCGGTGGCAAAGCTGATTTCTAAGATTCTCTCCATCAAACTAGCAGTTGTAATCCACACCATCATCTCCCCTGTGCAGACAGCTCTCCTCAAAACCAAGTGCATCCACGACAGTTACTTATTCATGCAAAATAGCGTCAGGGCACTCCACCGTCGCAAAACATCAGCCCTACTCATGAAATTAGATATAGCTAGGGCGTTTGACACTGTATCATGGGAGTACATCCTCGAACTCCTTCAGAAACTGGGGTTCAGTGCCTGCTGGCGTGACTGGTTGGCCATGCTTCTATCCTCCTCGTCCTTCGCCTTCATGCTCAATGGCGTGGCCGGGGACAACATTGCGCACCGACGTGGCTTACGGCAGGAAGACTCCCTATCACTCATCCTAGACTTCGACCTGTTGCACCACCTTATCATGGCAATGGTAGAGCAGCAACTGTTGGAACCAATTCCGTGCCATGACCTAAAGCTCCACGTCAGCCTCTATGCCGATGACGTAGTGATTTTCATCAACCCCAAGCAGTAGGAGGTTGACAGCCTGATGAGCACCCTGCGAGACTTCAGTGCCGTGACGGACTTGTGCATCAACCCTGACAAGTCTTCGATCGCCCTCATTCGATGCGAAGAGATCAACGTCCAGGTTTGTGCAGCAGTGCGGCATGTGAGGCATGTGAAGCATGAAGTTCATATCAAATACGTAGCAAACAAGGGACTTTAAAAAATTGATGGCTGGTAAGGCATCACATTTCATCATCTTGAATTGTTTGAGGGAGTAAATTGAATCATAATTTTATTTACAGGGCCAAAAGGACAAATTGAATTATTGTGGGGAATTAGATACTAGGCTTCTCACAGTGGCCTACCTGGCCATGCTACCGTCGAGGCATGACGCTGGACCAGGCCACATAAGCAAAGGCGACCAAGGTGCATGGAGGGAGACTGCGCTCACGGCGTGGAAGTGGGATGAGTTGGTCCAGCCGAATTTCGGGGGCTAGCTCGTCCCGCATCTGAGAAGGATATTTTCGCTCGGATCGTCCGCCATAGGAGAAATCCCGGGGCCTTGATGGTTTTAGTGGCACTTTTTTCAGAAGCCATTGGTCCATTATCAGAGACTGCCTCCTTGTGGCACTCCTCCTGGGCGGGGTCTGGTACACTTGCCCAGCAATTCTCCTCCCTACTCAAGCATTCTATTTCTGTTTTGATCCTAGGATCCACCACACTTTGTGTTCCCGTTGCTTTCGACTAATGATCATTCAAGGCCAGCAAtggctggatctttcaaaaaaaaatctcgcATCTGAATCAAACACCATGAAAAATGGAATGGGTTCGTCCCGTCCGGGGACATAAAAAAAAGAGATCCATGGGCACTAGCACTCGGgacatatttttataaaagaaGCCCACCCGAGTGAGGAACCAAAAATTCGCTCCAGACAGGATTCAAACTCTGGCAGCTGGTTGCACCACTGTGACCCTTTGCCACTAGGATAcaacctagttctctgtccagggacatcactcaaaccaaacacacccatattgcactactagggaaaaccctatacacagaactttagcagtagcgtgggtcagaaaagcacgctggtgctaattagcagtagcgcgtcttgctgaacacacgttactactaaaattcccacggcttagcccataggctacacatagtagtagcaatctatgacgaaccgcgctaccgctacgtcgtttgtagcagcgcgttttaatataaactcattgctgctaaaggttataaaattaaatggaaagagaatggaaaggtaattgaaaatgaaagaaatagaataaggtgaaaggaaacaaataaaatgtgaagaaaactaaatggaaaagggaaagaagagaaaggagtagcagtagcgtgtatcagagaacgcgctgtagctaagatagcagcaacgcttttcccagaacgcgctactgctacttctgacttaaccacggggttcgtccttccccacgccactttcccccaaatccaactctctccactctcgccgccgccgtcgcccgtcgacCGCGCGCTCTCCACACCCTCTACACCGCCCcgacccccgacctcaacgccgcccccgcccccgacctcaaNNNNNNNNNNNNNNNNNNNNNNNNNNNNNNNNNNNNNNNNNNNNNNNNNNNNNNNNNNNNNNNNNNNNNNNNNNNNNNNNNNNNNNNNNNNNNNNNNNNNNNNNNNNNNNNNNNNNNNNNNNNNNNNGGACGccgccccgacctcgacgccgccctgcccctccctcgtcgcagtcacccgaggtgagcacgcccgctccttcctctcccctacctctgcctagggtttctttatattttagttgcatattaagtttatttttatttatagtaagtttattttagttgcatattaagaactaggtactaattaggtagtagaatatttttatttatattaagtttatttttattaagaactagttgaattaatagaactagttagtaagaacttgtttatattttttagttaaagcaatttttcccgcctcgacgtcgacgatgcctatcccgcatcctcgtcgtcaagtcggcggaggacgacacctgcttgaccagaccggccatgtccgggactgggctccgccggggtggtactgggaggcgctacctaccggggggcgcaggttggtgaggagccagcctgtcgttgacccgaaccttctttggtgacggtcgcgtgggccagtgacgatcgagaggctcgaggactccgcggaggtggtgcgtcaccgtgtcagtgaggaggatgcgcacgtccgtcgctacttgtttgcgttggagcacaggccgttctccaatacctggcaggttcttcggggatctcactggagctatgatcccgtgatggttccttctctgtgggtgtccaccgcccgcgccgatacccgtcgtgtgctagggttttagttgtattagtgatgttatatgtatgacactattcatgatgtattagtgataatattcgacgatgtacggacatatgagatgatttacttttgcttattgaatgcatgctaatttgagtcctataagatattttgaaatgtatatcttgtgttgctcaatatccaagtggcccgtcatgtttgcaggttacacctccgagtggcctatgttttgccggagtgttgattcatttctgttccggcaaatttcaggcgctcgatatgtcctattttagcaaaggtcatgccgaatttttccgtgaattttggcatgacttgtgccagaatatgtaggaaatatcgagtgccccggatttgtgtgttgagtatcttggtagttgtcttcgatcgattttcaattaatgttttaactatgaacataggaaatgtctgacgacgaaaaggatttcggtatttgcaaatactgcgaagacgagcgcggcctgtgcgacgaaatcttcctagatgatgataggcgcttcagcatcaagctggacgagaacttcgaagtggatacagtaagtcacagcgacaagtcttttttcgtaattaagcatgacatctgcttcatttgcttccacttatattttttttactattctactagcgtatcccctgccatgcaagagtttttgtattggataagatagatttcagtcatagtatggaggaaaagaaagtttacttgaagaccgagcatggttatattttccatgcaaaattgtacaattcagacgactacacctattttggatgcaaaacatggcgagcactatgcaagacttatgcatttgagcctgatatggttatcacctttgatattcgtccagaagatgatattgaaggtaataccgacatctgggtcaatgtgcagacgcctccagttataccattatgtaagtttctcaaccatatttatgtctttgattgatattgtttattcaaaaatagttgacaactaatttgtattgtcagcttatttcggtgcaagcaaacatgtccagcgcttggtagacaggaccgtatactgtcctggggctgaactcaactgcgaggagctcagtcattatgtttcatggcttgaggatcttgatactgtcaagacaaattttcttcctgcatttagaaatgttagtactgaaaatgtgcgaccaatagtgttcgtaatgaactacggtcacatctatataggaaggatggtaagatttttactatttgtcatcagtgcatcttttccatacattatttttgaaactaaacttcattgctaagtatgttaacatacgatgttcttcaacagggactcccgatgaatgttgcgcCTTATggaatcgagactaaaggtaccatgagtattatcagcttacggccaagatatcctacagattactttagtgcattcaagattagcgacggatgcttaatagtgcaagactggatcaaatatgtgatgggggagcgcagagaagtactagggggcaacaaacaaatgtgctacccacgattaggagacaggttcatctgcatgctccagcttggtcaaggaggagagctatacatgttttatgttattttacctcagAGAgaacagcaggagtgattagctagctagaaatgagtttcaggatgatgatgtgctacactatattactatgatgataaagtagctagtgttggtggtaatgactatgatgattattattagctagtgttagtggtgattaaataaatactgtttttTTAtagaaataaatattgttggtggtaatgactatgaggatgattaaatagcttgtgctggcggattagattcaagtggaggcaacatgtggtgcacatcgaaagtactactagtccaaactagatcaagtttagattagtagtatacttttgacatgcatcacatattgcctccacttgaacctaatccaccttcatttgacacactgttatggacataatgatgtaaacctcataactggcattgtatcaatatttgtacgatggcgcataaatacactagaaatgaaaaaaaagtactagtagcgatggacagaaaacacgctgcaagtagttaccttagcagcagcgtggtaccaaacaaacgctgcagctattcgtcctagcagtagcgcgggcatgcacgcgctgctgctaagcaatagttgtagcgccttattagtagcgcgccctcccgcgctactagtgagcacaaaacctgcgctgctgctagggttttccctagtagtgttgggctGAGAATTGTGGACTAGTACGTACGTCTGCTGTAGTGCTGTTGACTAGGCAACACAAACTTCGATCTGTTTGTTATTGGACGGACCTTACTTGAGAGTAACAAGCATCCAACTGATGAAAACATGCAGTAAGGAAACACACTCGCGCCCGGAAAAGTAGGATCTAGGCGATCAAGGAGGCGAGGGATCCCTTGCGCGCCGCCGATGACGCCGccggttccctctctctccgtcggccgctccggcggcgggagggagggggaacctcgggtctgttcgctaggtgggtgtgtggtagggttagggttgagggagacgctgccgaggccgttgcggtggtgtcgcataggaataagtttctccgggctccgttcgcggtcaggcgaggcttttgccttcgtctaggagccagcggtgttggggatccccggatctcgtcgaggtcgcgggcCATGGTGGTTGGGGGTCCATCGACACTGGTCGTTTGGATCCTCAGATGGGCGATGGAGGCAGGGAGACGAAGACTTTTCTTCTTCCTTATTGGTATGATTTGCTGCtgctgttcttctccttcctctgggcTGATGCTGTGGGAGATCCTGCTTTGTCCGGGCGGATGGCCCGGCCGCGGTGCTGgaccggtcggatgactcgagttctcttccttccggaagggacacttttcgcggtactcaaagccaaagatggcgacggctgttgcaggtgtgttggattgatgtccatgccctctcagcactggtgtcaagaaaggagaaagcagcgtggcggcaattgtaccgtcgtcgaagatgatgacctgtttGCGACTGGTTGTAGATCTTTCTGTtgcaggggtcttctctcaagattcagggatgatgacacagggcttcggagatcttcttgtgttatggttgtcttaGGGTACTCTCGGTGTTCACGGTTCTTTATGTTTGCGTTTCAGTATGCTTGTAAGGATCAACTACTTTGTACTGATTCGTGATTTGAAtgaaaaaattctcaaaaaaaaataCATGCAGTAAACAGTAGGAGTAGTAGTAAGCCACAGGGATGCTTTTATTCATTTTCTTAGTATAATAAAAGTTGTAATTATCCATCCATCAGATATTCAGATTACTGCAGCCGGACGGGCTGGTGGTCGAGAGAGAGTCGAGACGAGGATCAGTGCTTGCAGGGTGGAAGTGGACTTCCACACAGCCCCTTGTTGTGCTGGAAGCAGGACTGATCAAACCAGGCCATGTTGCcaccggcgggcaccacgccgctgaGGCGATTGTAGCTCACGTTCAAATAATTCAGCATCATGTCGACCACCATTTCCGGGATGTCGCCGTAGATGTCGTTGTGGCTCAGCTCCAAGCTGTTGAGGCCCTCGGGCAGCTGCACGCCGGAGAGGTTGAAGCTGAAGGCATTGTGCGACAGGTCGACGTTCAGCAGCGGCTTGTTGGCGCCGAACAGGGACGAGGCATCGCCCTTGAAACCGTTGTACGACAGGTCGATGGTCCAGAAGTGCACGGCGGCGAACTCGGCCGGGACGCCGCCGGTGAGCTTGTTGTGGGAGAGGTAGAGGTATGCGTCGGAGGCCTTCCTGAGGAGCAGCGGCGGTATTGTGCCCGTGAGGCGGTTGTAGCCGAGGTCGAGGAAGTAGAGGTTGGGCATGTCCCCGAGCGACGCCGGGATCGGGCCCGTGAGCTTGTTGGACGAGAGGCTGAGGTAGCTGAGCGCCGTGATCTCGGACAGGAACGACGGCACCGGGCCGGAGATGCCCGTGGAGATGATGTCGAGTAAGCCGAGGGTGGCGTTGAGGCGGGTGAGGTCGCGCGGGATGGTGCCGTTCACGCCGGGCACGTTGTTCAGCACCAGCTGCTGCAGCGCGGTGAGCCGGGCGATGGCGGCGCCGGGCAACGGGCCGGCGAGGCTGGCGTCGTCCACCAAGGACACGCCGACGACGCGGCGCGCGGCGGCGGAGCCGTCACCGGAACAGGAGACGCTGGTCCACTCACAGCACGGGGTGTCGGGCGTCCATGAGTTGAAGTAGGATGCGTTGCCGAAGGCGGATTTGATGGCCAGCAGCGCCGCCTTGTCGCCGGAGTGGCACTCGTTATTCGTCCGTGCCGCTGCGGCTGCGGTGAGTAGCACCACGACGACcagtgaggtggcgcagtggtcgaCGAGTGATGAGGCACGCATCTTGTCTTAATTTGTGAGTGAATGAATGAATGGTGAGTGAGATGATACCGTAGTGGTTATGGAGAGTCGTCTCGTGCCATGCATGCATATATCATATATGTACACGACACGCTTGCAACTTGGAAAGTTCGGTGCAAATTCAAATGGGAAATCAAAAACTGCAGGAGAAGGCAATAACTACGTACCCTAACCATGGACGCCTGCCTATGCGATCTTGCAAGTTGCAACTAGTACGAGTACCAATGGCCTTGGTTTATTGCCTGCTGCCAAATTTACGCACGTGCTGATGGCCGGTGACCTGGTCCATTCAAGTCAACCCGCTGCGTCGCTCGCTGATTGACTGACTGACCACTGTCTGACTCGCATTATATTAGGATTTGGTAAGTAAGCACCATATAACACTTTTGGTAATTGCGAACAGGGATTGGATCAATAAGTAGTAAGTGGGTTCTTGCCGGCCTGCTGTCTCTCTCGAGTCAAAACATGACGTCAATTCAAGTCTAGATAGGTCATGCCTCGTGAACGTTAGGAAGTAGCTAAGCCGGCCGGATGCACATACCCACACCCCACAGCATGGATCATTACAACAATCTGGCTTCACAATACCGACAGAGACGCTGAAACCGCGTTCGGTTTGCCGTCcaaaattcaaaaatggaattaCTAAAATAGGTAACGGTAAGCCGAACATTTTACGTCTTGTTACTTGTTTTTCTTGTTTACCAAGACAAGTGCGCCAGAAATCAAACGTAATTGTACAAAAAGTAACCACGTGACATATGCGGTAAGaaatccaaacatttttttaaaaaaatattacaaaaagaaaACTGGGGAGGAAAATGTCAAAAAATTTGGTCTCACCTTTCCTAGTTGTTTCTTTATTTATTATGTAATGTTTCGAAAATGGGAAGATGAGTATTCCTTTCCATTTGTTCTTTTTTTGCCTATAAAATGCTTCTTTTCATCGAGTTTTTATAGCGGATGGCTTCATTATCTATGTAGTGTTTATACAAATTGTGGCATCACCTTTGAAAATGGGTCATGGATTTTTCTATCTTTTTATGTATTATTCTCCACCTTTTCTTCCTTAATTTTCTTGGCCGCAAAAATATGAATGTGATTCACTACAAAATGAAGCCAAACACAGCCAACAAACTCATCTCATTTCTCctcaacctatatatatatatatatatatatcctccatgAGAATGCCGTACAAAAAAGGGGCAGACATTCACAAGAGTTGTTCATAGGGAGGAAGACCGTAACAACGAAATCATTCTCTGCGGGAGATTTCATCAACGTCTATCTGTGgcatcatctcatcagcatcagatatatcCCTTCACGTTTGCGCGCTAACTGTTAATATCACCGGATCCTTGTTCTAATTAAGAGAAGATGGGTCTCCAGCTACCTTCGGTGATATCTTCCAGCTTGGCGAATCTCAAGAAGACGCCCCTGGCACATACCACCAACAGCTTCACCCAGGCGCAACCGAAAGCCCCGCCATGAACCCGCCGCGCCGCACCCACGTCCCATCCCTCCCATGTGTCACATGCCACTTCATGCGTCACATGCCACTACTCTTAAGTTGATCTGGAAGAAGGACACATTAAACAAAGTTTTTCTCTGGACTGTTTTCATGACATTATATCTGTAAATACAAATAATCATGTTTCCTTTCATGCATGTCATTATAATTACCAATACAAATGCAGTGTGAGTACAGGGAGTAAATTGTAAAAAACCACCACAATTAGGGACCCTAATTCATAAAACCGCCACCAttcagtttttttttcaaaaaaccaccAACATTGTGGTGACAGTTTTCAAAAAACACTGATAGAGTGATTTGAGCCATTTGAGTGAATTTCTGACCGGTGGAGCCCACTGTCAAGTGCCACGTGGCTTAGATAAGGACGGTGCTCGTCACACGCCGTTAAAAAGTTTGACTCCACGTTAAACAGATGTAGGACCCACCCAGAAGTGTGTTTGCTCCTCTCTCGTTCTCGAGCATTTATACGAACACCTCCCGTGCGCCGCCGTCGACGACTCCATCACGGAGCTGGAGCTGCTCATCCAGGGGTCCGGGCAAAGGCGGCCCGGCAAATGGTGTTGGACCCGGCGCGAGGTGGCGGCGCAGCCATGACCGCAGCCGGCGAGTTGGCTGGCCGTGGCCGAGCCAGGCCACACACGCGGCTCCGTCAGCAGCCGGCGGCGAGCGCGGCGTGGAGCAGATACGAAAGGACGAGGGAAAGCGTGCGGGAGGAGCTGGAGGTGGATGGCCACGGCCGGCACGAGGTCGCCTTGCTCAGGAGCCGCCCGACGACGCCGGTGAGGTCGCGAAGTGGAGGAGCTGGATCCGGCGGG is a window of Triticum dicoccoides isolate Atlit2015 ecotype Zavitan chromosome 2B, WEW_v2.0, whole genome shotgun sequence DNA encoding:
- the LOC119361188 gene encoding polygalacturonase inhibitor-like, translated to MRASSLVDHCATSLVVVVLLTAAAAARTNNECHSGDKAALLAIKSAFGNASYFNSWTPDTPCCEWTSVSCSGDGSAAARRVVGVSLVDDASLAGPLPGAAIARLTALQQLVLNNVPGVNGTIPRDLTRLNATLGLLDIISTGISGPVPSFLSEITALSYLSLSSNKLTGPIPASLGDMPNLYFLDLGYNRLTGTIPPLLLRKASDAYLYLSHNKLTGGVPAEFAAVHFWTIDLSYNGFKGDASSLFGANKPLLNVDLSHNAFSFNLSGVQLPEGLNSLELSHNDIYGDIPEMVVDMMLNYLNVSYNRLSGVVPAGGNMAWFDQSCFQHNKGLCGSPLPPCKH